In the genome of Suncus etruscus isolate mSunEtr1 chromosome 3, mSunEtr1.pri.cur, whole genome shotgun sequence, the window tctgggcattatgataataatgtctctctttttttaaaacccatagatcagtgagattattttgtatgcctctctttttctctctggcttatttcactcaacataacagtTTTCATGTATCgcaatgtatagaaaaatttcatgacttcatctcttctgatggctgcataatattccatagtgtatatgtaccacagtttctttagccattcatctgttgaagggcatcttggttgtttccggaatctggctattgtaaatagtgctgcaataaatgtaggtgtgagggagggatttttgtattgcgtttttgtgttttagggtataacctaggagtggtatagctgggtcataggggagttcaatttccagtttattgaggGATTTCCATGATGTTttctgtactagacagcattcctatcaGCAATGAATTAGAGCTCCTTTtccccccacatccctgccagcactgattgttcttgttctttttgatgtgtgccagtctctatagcatgagatggtactcattgttgatttgatttgcatctccctgataatactatgtgtgtgtatgatttttcttttctttttttttggggggggggacacacatcatttgatgctcaggggttacgcctagatatgtgctcagaaatcactcctggcttgggggattatatgggacaactaaggatcaaactgcagtctctCTTAGgtaagccatatgcaaggcaaacaccctaccactgtgccaccactccagccccagtattgacattttaatgattttaatcttCCCAATCTATGAGCAATGTCTCCATTACCTTgtgtccccttttatttcttgaagcagggttttgtagttttctttgtgtaggtccttcacatctttagttaagttgacaccaagatatttgagtttttgtggcaataatgtgaatggaatttttttaaatgtccacttcttctctatcattattagtgtataagaaagtcattgatttttgtgtgttaattttgtagcctgccaacttgctatctgagtctattgtttctagaagctttttggtagagtcttcagggttttctaagtagagtatcatgtcatctacaaacagtgagagcttgacttcttcctttcccatctgaTGCAGGGACAGCACCTTAACGTGTGCCTGACATTCTTCTGGAGGGGCACCTGGTGACCTTCTAGAACGCACTATAAGGAAATGCCATCTGCAGAGCCCAGGGCCCTGGTCCTGCTAACTGAGTTAAACTGGTTCCTAGTGGGCAGAAAGTGTCAGCTGATGCTTCAAATCTAATTGCTTGCAAATAGGAACTGAGCTGCTTACGCATTAGGGGTGGCCTGTGTGACTCAACTCTGGCTGCCTCTGGGGAGCAAGAGATGGGACGTGGGCCAGGCAGTATGAAGTGCCCCTGGGGACCTCAGTGTGGTGGGGGACATTTTGCTCCTCAGGCTGCTGCTCCCTGGTGCCAGGCTCCAGGCAGTCTGGATCAGAGCCTTGAATGAGTAGATTGTAAGAGGTTCCAGTCATGCCAGCCACCAGCGAGGAGCCCAAAGGCCTGATGAAGCTGGAGCCTGGAAGGCTGATGACTGGCCTTCTGAGTTGACCAGGAGCTGCAAGACACATTCCTGGAAGATACTTGTGGTGAGCCACACATgtgcccccacctccacccccagaaaggcTGATATGGGCTATGTTCTCTCTGCTGCCCGATGCTTGGACTGATCTGAGACTCTGGGCACCTCAACCCCAGCTTCCCCACACATATACCCAATATCTCAGCAGCTGAGCATTtccctaggttctatccccagcaccagacacacatacatatgcacacatacacatatagacACAGTAGTATGTGGGTGCCACACctctcattctttattttttaaactttattatttattattaattgattgattgattggtttttggaccacacctggaagcactcagggttattcctggctctgcactcagaaatcgcccctggctggctggaagcccacatgggatgccgggaatcgagccaggtctctcccaggttggcctcatgcaaggcaaatgccctaccactgtgctatttctctggtccccacaCCTCTCAGTTTAACATGGTTTACGTGTTGATGTACATATGTGTTTGGGACATAGGTTAAAAAGAGATCTCTACCGGGAGTGGGAAATAAGAGGAAGCAGAGAGGAAGGAGATGGTGCTTAGAGGTCTCAGAGTGCCACAATGATAGTTTCCTAAAGTTCCCAGAGGCCTCCAACATATACAATCCAGGATGAGCAAAAAGACAATTCTGGCCCCTTTGAGCCCCATGTGTTTCTTGGGAAGAAAGACTAGAAGCCAGGGTTCCTTGAGAAACTTGTAAATACAAAGGGTGAAATTCATTCGTTGGGAAGGTGAGgctgattttgatccctggcatcatgacGAATAACTCATGAATGAATCAATGGATGGATGTGAGATGGGGGTGGTGGATGAGTaagtaggtagatagatggaaGGAGATAATAGGTGGAGATAATTAGGATAGATAGATGAAGAGAGATAGGTAgggaagtatgtgtgtgtgtgagaaagagggagagaggaagagagagaaagagagagaaaacatgaaCATAAAGACTGTGTTGAAGGAACAGGATGGATCCAGCATGCCAAACTACTGATGTCACAGACGTGCTCTAAGTTTGTGGGACCAGCAGCCACATTCAGGGACATTAGCTACTGGGGCTGGCTCAGTGGTCTTACCTGACCCAATTCCCAGGAGCCAGGAAAATAGGTGGGTCATAATCTGGGCACTGTTAGGgggtgtgggaaaaaaaaaagaatctgggcaCTGCTACTTTCCCTACAGGGGCCCTTTCTTCCTGGCTAGCACACTCAGCACCCTGCCAACAAACCCCACCCTTCTGCCCGCTCATTCTTCCAGCAGCCGCAGAGGTGAGTTGATTTCCCAACTCTGTCCTGAGCCAAAACCCGAGGACACATGGGGCAGATCCAGACTTGCCAGCCTGCAGGAATGACGCCATGCTTGGCCACAAACGTGGAATCAAGAGGCCATTGGAGGCACTGGCCATGGGTGGCTGTCAGAGGCCTGTTTGGAGCCCCATGCACTCAAACTGTTCCTCAGGCCTTCAGGAGAAATGCAGGTTCCCCAGGACACACATGCCAGCAGCATCATTTTGGTTCTCAAACTTTCTTGGGATAAGACTATTGTATCCCAATCCTCTTGCATTTTctgcattctacttttctctgtGCAGAAAATTACTTACCCTCACTATGAttgactctctttctctctcatgtacacacacatacacacaaaaacagcCAATGATAAAGCACAACTTCCATAAACAGGAACTTTATTAAACTATATGTTGCATAAAAGAACATATAAATGAGCCTTTAAATACAGTCAGTTCATCTTAAACAAATTCATATAGAAACATATTTACACTTCTCCTTtatatacttaaattatttttccaagcTTACTACCGAGAAAAGGTAATAGAATGACCACCTGCTTGCACAGATGTGTACACAGGACTTGTCCACTGGGCTGAACCACTGTTCAGCTTCTGGATTGCCTTCTCCGGACACCCAGCTGCAGAGAGCTGAGCACAGAGAAGCAGCACAAGTTAACTAGTTATCGGACTCTTGGAGCAAGGAGCCTGGGAACCATCCTTGAAACCCAGGTCCCTACTCTTGTTGATTGGAAGACAGGCTTAGGGGAGAGGGAGGGTCTGCCCAAGTGACAGTGTGAGCGTGTGTGTAGGTCTTGGAACCAAGATTCTGATCCCAGGCTGCTTAACCTTTCTCCCATTCAGCCCCTGTGAACCCTGACTTGAACACTGCAATATGTAGGACTAAACATGTCTTAGACTTTTTTGATGTGAAAAGCTGTTAGATTCTCACTTTGTCTTTGGGGAGCCTCGGCAATGAATTGGAACGGCAGAAGGGAGACTTAGGCTAACCATTCTGGTCTGTGACCAATGCATTGCCCTGACTGAGCTCCTTCTGATGCTGTAACTGTAAAGGTAGGGTTGGCACCAttgaagggcacttgtcttgcaggtgtGATGCCTGGGCTTTCCATCCTGGcactataaaacaaataaaaagaggcttctctaataaattacaaaaaaataataataagagggggatttaaaaaaaatgtatctggAAGGAAGAGGTGAAAGGGAAGGTCCAGGTAAGAAGAGTATGACACTTCTTTTTGAAAGCCTTTTTCCATTTCTCCCAATGATATAAATCCTCCCAGGAGGAACTGCATGAaggggtggtggtagtggtggtattttttaaacttgatttttcaaataattaaaaaaaaaaaagacacatacaTTTAAACAATCACGAGAAAGAGACAAACACCTGGCTCCAAGCCATACTGGAAAGAAGGGTGGCGGAAAGAGGAAACAGATATTGGTGCTCAGAAGTCGGACAACAGAAGcacaaaagacaaagacaaaggtGGGCTGGAGGTTGACGCTTCAAGGGAGACCAAACATGGGCCGCTAAGGGAAGCTGAGGCTTGCTCCTGGCCCCATTAAACACTTGGGCACCCTCTTTCTGTCTAACCGTCCTTCTGCTCCAGCTCACTCACTTCTGCCCCCAAGGCCGGCTGGCACCAATGAGCAAAGGCAGCAAGTGTGCAAGCGGCAGCTGCTGACCAGCCATTGAGGACACAGAGGCATCCAGGAGGCGGGGGTAGGGGTGGGTGTGGGTGTTGAAGGGGGCCAAGAACAGGGAGCAGATGGAGCTCCCCAAAAAGGAGGGCTTCGCTTCTCCCTTATTTGTTTTTCCTAGAATGCATTTCACTTTGCAAAAGGAACCGAtgggaacattttatttttatatcaaaacaTTAGTCTTTGGTTTCTAAAAACAGGCCATGATCGCGGACTCATCacctaaaaaaaaaccaacaaaaaaaaccattcaGGGCTGAGTCTTTCATGGGGTGTCGGCCTTCACTGTCCTCATCAAACTTCCCAACTTCCAACTTGGGGTGCTGACAGTGGCTTGAACCTGTGATCTGGGCCTGCAAAGGTGCCACTGAGGGACAGGCCATGGGGCACACACACCTGTCGGTGATGGCCTCTTGCAGCTCACAACTGTCCCCAACTAGTTGAATCTCCCAAAAGGCTAAATAAAAGGCAGCATTTCTCCTCCCTGTTACTTCCGAAGGGGATTGAGAATCTTCCCCAGCGTGGTCCGGTGTTGGGGGTCTCTGAGTCTGACCGAACCCCTCTCGGCCGCCCCTTTGCCCTTCAGGGCCGCCTCAGGGGTGGATCCGGGTCCCTCCACCGTAGACTCAGAGCACTTCTTGGGGGTCCGGGCACTGCTAGCGCGCCGCAGGGTGCTGCTGTCCTTGGAGGGCGCGTCTTCGGGGCCCCCCTTCACTCTCAGCTGCCGCTGCGACACCGTCCGCATGAGACCAGGGGCTCTGGCCACTGGCGCCGCGTCGGTTCTCATGCACCGCGAAGACGAGGCCACTGTGTTCCGGGCAAAGCTGGGCACCGGGGCGGGCACGCGGGGGGCGCTGGGtgtgggcggcggcggcggcttggGCTCCTCTTCAGGGTTCTCGGGGTCCCGGGAGTCAGAGCGGCAGATCTTATTCTCGTCGGGTTTCTGGCGGGGCAGGTTGCGCAGGGGCTTGGCGCTGGGCTTGCGGACCGAGCCGCGGGCCTGCAGCGTCGGCTCCCTGCCCGGCCTCCCGCTCATGGAGCCGCTGGCCCGTGGGAGCCGGGGCTCCTCGGCAGTCCCGCCCGTCGAGGCCCTGCGGGGCGACGTGTCCGAGGTGCCCTTCACGGAGCTGCGGCGCGCCCAGGCTGGCTCGGCGGTCCCGGGGGTGTCCCGAGAGGGCCGCTTCCAGCCCCCCGAGCCCCTGCTGGAGCGCGAGATGGGCACGACCTTGCGCATGTTCTCGTTCTCCGACGCCGTCAAAGTCCGCACCCCGGCGCTGGGGGGCCGCGCGGGCCTGGTGGCCGCCGCCTGGCCACGCCGCGCGCTCCCGGCCTTCGGGGCTCCCGGGGGCGCCTCCTTGAGAGAGTTTCTCTTGAGCGCGGCTGCCGGCACGTCGCCCCTCCCTTTGGCCGGTCTGTCCCTGCCAAGGCCTCCTTTGGCGATCGGCTCGCTTTTTCTGGAGCCGGGAGTCGAGGAGGCCCCCGTGGGGATGGAAAGAGGGGACCCTGCGGGCTCTCCGGCCCCCGAGGACACAGACGCATCCCCTTGGCCTTCGTCGCCTCCTCGGTCCGCTTCTCCCGCCGGCCGGCTGTCCGTGCCTTCGGAACAGTCCAGCGTCAGGGAGCAGTCGGTGGCGTCGGAGATGTAGAAGAGCCGACCCGGGTCTTTATTCTCTGGGTCACTGCTGCAAGCAGAGGGCAACGCAGGGCAGCTCGGCTCCTCCTCCGGGGAGCCCGCGCCTTCTTCCAAAGCCGGACTGGGCTGACTCCCCGGGTCCCCATGCCTCAAACTGTCAGTGGTGGCTGACAGCCCCGGGGACTCCTTGGGGTTGGAGTGACTCGGGGTCATCTGGGCTGTTTCCTCTGCAGATCTGGGACTCTGCAGATCAAACTGAGCCAGTCCAGTCACCAGCTCGTGCTCCTCGACCCCCACAGTCAGCGGGGACAGGGGTGGGGACCGGACAGGGCCCAGGCCAACTGGCTCGCTGTTGCGCTTCTTCAGGACGCTGCCCCCGCCTCCTCGGGCCTGGGGGAAGGTCCAGGTGGCTTCACTGAGGGTCTTGGCTGGGGGGTGACTCCGCCAGGCCGCCGACGGGTGGGGGGCTTCCTCCTGATGTTCCTGTGCGCCCCTGGGGTCCGGGGTGCTGGCCGCTGCGGGCTCCATCCAGGCCACGGTGGGCCGAGGCTGGCTGCTGCGGGGCAGGCTATTGAACTTGAGCTCCTCGGGGCTGCCCGTGGTGCCCTCCAGAAAGGTCAGCAGCTCCCGGTCAGCTGACATGCCCAGGGAGAGACGGGAGCGGCGAGTGTTGGGAGGCCGGTAGGAAGGGCTGATGGGCCTGGGGTGCAGAAAGGGGGGCAGGTCGTCGGAGCCCCGCTTAGTCAGCAGCTCCACGTCATTCTCGCTGCTGCTTCGGCCGAAGCCCCCCAGCTCTCCGGCTGCCCAGGACCGCCGCTTCTGCTCCAGCTCCTGCAGCCGCTGCTGTCGCCGCCGCTCCTGCATCTGCCATTCATGGTTGTCCTGCGGGAAAGAGTGTGACACAGAGGTTCATGAGAAGGAAGGGCACGGAGATTTGGGGGCATACTAAGGCCAAGAGAGATGCTGCAGGAGAAGCTGGGCTGAGCTGCTGTGAGAGTGtaagtgtgtgtatgtttggggccagagaaatagcatggaggtaagccgtttgcctctcatgcagaagatcggtggttcaaatcccggcatcctatatggtcccccaagcctgccaggagcaatttctgaccttagagccaggagtaactcctgagcgctacccCACCGTTGCTCTAAGATAGTCTTAGGATCTGGGGCCCAACTTTCAGCTTCCAGGCAAGTCTGTCCCCTCAATGCGGATGGTGAGGCCCCACAGGCCCAAAATGAAACCTTCAAACCCAAACTAGCCTGTAAGTTGGAAAGGATTTGGGGGGAGCAGTACTGTTTCATAATGCAGAGATGGATGGACTCTAGAAGCTAACAGGAAAAGCGGAAACATACAGAGATGCACACagtcactcacacactcacatactCACACTCATGAAGCTTCCTTATTTGTTGCCTAGCTATATCCTTCCTTTATTGGggactcccaagcagtgctcaggaggaccaGGGGCCCCACCAGCAATTCTCTGCCATCCATTCAGCACAGGGGCCCCTGATGTGATGCTGCTCAGGCTCTCAGTCCCTGATGGCCACAGGGCTgccacccagcaatgctgggaggatcatgtggtgctgagaacAAGTCTGGGTCCAGGGCACACTAGGCTGAGCCCTAACTGTATCTCGAGCCAGTGATGTCCAGTAAGAGCACTGTGTACCGTGGGAACTTTTTCCCCATGCCCCCTCTCCTTCCAAGGTTCTGGGAAGCTCTGTCTTGGCTGGGGAGTCCTGGCTCATCCTGCAACACTGGCTCCCCTCCCCCCAATGTCCTTAGGTCTCCAAGGCCACTTCATTTTAGGGCTGCCTGGCTGAGTGCAGGGGCCTCTTCTAGGCTCTGGCACAGCTGAGCTGAGCCCATCACCCAGGTGGCCTGAGCGTGCAGGAACTTCTGGCGGGAGCGACAGCCTCAGGAAGCCAACTGGGCCTGCGCCACCGCCTCCACTCCCCTGGCTGAGCTCAGTGCTTGGACGCAGCAGCCGGAAtgtggcctggcctggcctgttcCTCCCGCTGCTGAGAGAGGAGGGGGAAGCACTCCAGGCTCTGGGGGCCTCCCAGGAGACCCAGAGAAATCTTGCAATCCCCCTCAGAAACAGGCTGCGGAAAATCCTGCCTCTGAAGCAGCAGGGTGCAGGGAGAGTAGGTGTCTCAGCAGTGGGTTCGATTCTGACCATCCCTCACCccagcactattgggtgtggcccccacaacaaTAAGAATCAATCAATACATGATTAATCATACAGCACAGGGAGGGAACGTGCTGATGTGTGTAGCTCATCACCGCCCTGGTGATGTGTGCATGGTTTGTTGCTgtttgtggggtggg includes:
- the FHDC1 gene encoding FH2 domain-containing protein 1, yielding MHVMNCVSLVSDKENGAPASPAGFMISRSPPPPPPPPPPPCVFPEGVGLPPPAPPLPGGPPAPPPPPGLPPTSLVNGHGPPGKKKRLRSFFWKTIPEEQVRGKTNIWTLAARKQQYQIDTKTIEELFGQQDASPKTSPARRGSPAHSSFREAREEITILDAKRNMNIGIFLKQFKKSPQSIVEDIHQGKSEHYGAETLREILKLLPESEEIKKLKSFSGDVSKLSLADSFLHYLIQVPNYLLRIEAMVLKKEFLPSCSSLYTDITILRTATKELMSCEELHSILHLVLQAGNIMNAGGYAGNAVGFKLSSLLKLADTKANKPGMNLLHFVAQEAQKKDAALLNFSENLRHVQEAARLSLDNTEAELHSLFDRTKSLRENIQRDSELCQQMEDFLQFATEKLRELEQWQLELQREAHTLIDFFCEDKETVKLDECLQIFHDFCLRFNKAVKDNHEWQMQERRRQQRLQELEQKRRSWAAGELGGFGRSSSENDVELLTKRGSDDLPPFLHPRPISPSYRPPNTRRSRLSLGMSADRELLTFLEGTTGSPEELKFNSLPRSSQPRPTVAWMEPAAASTPDPRGAQEHQEEAPHPSAAWRSHPPAKTLSEATWTFPQARGGGGSVLKKRNSEPVGLGPVRSPPLSPLTVGVEEHELVTGLAQFDLQSPRSAEETAQMTPSHSNPKESPGLSATTDSLRHGDPGSQPSPALEEGAGSPEEEPSCPALPSACSSDPENKDPGRLFYISDATDCSLTLDCSEGTDSRPAGEADRGGDEGQGDASVSSGAGEPAGSPLSIPTGASSTPGSRKSEPIAKGGLGRDRPAKGRGDVPAAALKRNSLKEAPPGAPKAGSARRGQAAATRPARPPSAGVRTLTASENENMRKVVPISRSSRGSGGWKRPSRDTPGTAEPAWARRSSVKGTSDTSPRRASTGGTAEEPRLPRASGSMSGRPGREPTLQARGSVRKPSAKPLRNLPRQKPDENKICRSDSRDPENPEEEPKPPPPPTPSAPRVPAPVPSFARNTVASSSRCMRTDAAPVARAPGLMRTVSQRQLRVKGGPEDAPSKDSSTLRRASSARTPKKCSESTVEGPGSTPEAALKGKGAAERGSVRLRDPQHRTTLGKILNPLRK